A genome region from Mastacembelus armatus chromosome 8, fMasArm1.2, whole genome shotgun sequence includes the following:
- the ap5z1 gene encoding AP-5 complex subunit zeta-1 isoform X1, with product MYSHGSESLIKQAREIEESELQRFYSRLVKLLQGKELGHETVDSLQRLHIILFADKYTRTLPSELQKRLLSLLSSPSEQFQVLSSAVLRETLPLSGQDLNYNQENVGQLNTHAAALLLSQAGSRAELSSLCALLLRSLENRQSEGPVHSLTHTLPILNTILTHSPECLTEDHVTLLSKKLVDWLRYASITQGGGTSSGGFFTGPRLRQPVPIAELDGTVSGDFFTVLCVGQSFTEDQWMNVYSFSMLRHWLLTYHSVCSGTTADTGMTCCVFSSSPANRLQLSLSHSFSNDDRSEVDGSVVSMVSATSSSSRLLPPKERLREKSFQYCQRVIEQSDRKAHRRSDTELQKACLVEAVCILDCVCVEEPSLVYRTFPCIKALFGRLSSDLSFARVVLPIAQFYLNHGEMAAVDCETVWKLVFGQFPAELFNDPFLVHELLRFLRLNLKSLQLRVPLYIQSFPNLLKFLAWDSPAVVDDFVDLLPSLVTAGTAVELLHTLLDLPCLSATLVLQLRSICLPISESGGRGLLSLDAFRNPSFRGLFLFLLRGEAGAGDTIDRLSTLHELLAEAADWPRVVQCAQTVPVLLHIFFNTVVTVADEKLLAHLILVMLERSSLLLNLPIYIKEVHRVFRCHLLRLCKLQPSLVVDQSREFIEFAGTTSSVYSKEEMYTHVVWVLGEYLSVSCDSRCSVRLITSCFETLEAVLFEITSSAPPPGAACPAPRVVTSLMSALAKLASRSHDLIPRVSLFLSKLRTVTRGGSVAWCSDEEDLVAIVTRGEELWSLLKAPGVAQSVLTPPPHVTTPQWHRDTNMSMPLELRALTSLAHPQ from the exons atgtactctCACGGTTCAGAGAGTTTAATAAAACAGGCAAG GGAGATTGAGGAGTCTGAGCTGCAGAGATTTTACAGCCGGTTGGTGAAGCTGCTCCAGGGGAAGGAGCTCGGTCACGAGACTGTGGATTCCCTGCAGAGGCTTCACATCATCCTCTTTGCCGACAAATACACCAGGAC GCTGCCGTCAGAGCTCCAGAAGAGACTTTTATCGCTCCTCTCATCACCGTCAGAGCAGTTTCAGGTGCTGAGCTCAGCTGTGCTCAGGGAGACGCTGCCCCTCTCTGGCCAGGACCTGAACTACAACCAGGAGAACGTTGGCCAGCTGAACACTCACGCTGCTGCCCTGCTGCTCTCGCAG GCAGGATCCAGGGCAGAGTTGTCATCTCTCTGCGCTCTGCTCCTTCGCAGTCTGGAAAACCGTCAGTCAGAAGGGCCTGTTCACTCGCTGACACACACCCTGCCCATCCTGAACACCATCCTCACACACAGCCCTGAGTGCCTGACTGAAG ATCATGTAACCCTCCTGAGTAAAAAGCTCGTCGATTGGCTGCGTTATGCCAGCATCACACAGGGAGGTGGAACTTCCTCCGGGGGATTCTTCACAGGACCCAGGTTGCGGCAG ccGGTGCCGATAGCAGAGCTGGATGGGACGGTGTCTGGGGATTTCTTCACCGTGCTGTGTGTGGGCCAAAGCTTCACTGAGGACCAGTGGATGAACGTTTACTCCTTCTCCATGCTGCGCCACTGGCTTCTCACCTACCACTCAGTGTGCAGTGGGACCACAGCTGACACAGGT ATgacctgctgtgtgttttcatcatcTCCAGCAAACAGGCTACAGCTCAGCCTCTCCCACTCCTTTTCTAATG ACGACCGGTCGGAAGTGGACGGATCAGTGGTTTCTATGGTTTCGGCAACTTCCTCCTCCAGCCGCCTCCTGCCTCCAAAGGAGCGTCTGAGGGAGAAGTCTTTCCAGTACTGCCAACGGGTCATTGAACAGAGTGACCGCA AGGCCCACAGAAGGTcagacacagagctgcagaaagcG TGTCTGGTGGAGGCGGTGTGTATcctggactgtgtgtgtgtagaggagCCCTCGCTGGTCTACAGGACATTCCCGTGCATTAAGGCGCTGTTTGGTCGGCTCAGCTCGGACCTGTCTTTTGCCAGAGTAGTGCTGCCCATAGCACAGTTCTACCTCAACCATG GTGAGATGGCGGCAGTGGACTGTGAGACCGTGTGGAAGCTGGTGTTTGGCCAGTTTCCCGCCGAGCTGTTCAATGACCCCTTCCTGGTACACGAGCTTCTGCGCTTCTTGCGGCTGAACCTGAAGAGTCTGCAGCTCCGAGTGCCACTTTACATCCAGTCATTCCCAAACCTGCTGAAG TTCTTGGCGTGGGACAGCCCGGCGGTGGTGGATGACTTTGTGGATCTGCTGCCCTCTCTGGTGACAGCTGGAACTGCAGTGGAGCTGCTCCACACTCTGCTGGACCTGCCCTGCCTCTCTGCCACGCTGGTCTTACAGCTCAG gtcaATATGTTTGCCCATCTCTGAGTCAGGTGGACGTGGCCTCCTGTCGCTGGATGCATTTCGAAACCCCTCATTCCGAGGgcttttcctcttcctgcttCGAGGGGAAGCAGGCGCAG GGGACACCATTGACAGACTGAGTACGCTCCATGAGCTGCTAGCTGAGGCTGCTGATTGGCCAAGAGTTGTTCAGTGTGCCCAGACTGTCCCTGTGCTgttgcacatttttttcaacacAGTCGTTACG GTGGCTGATGAGAAGCTTTTAGCTCATTTGATTCTGGTGATGCTGGAGAGAAGCAGCCTCCTCCTCAACCTCCCGATATACATCAAAGAGGTCCACAG GGTGTTCAGGTGCCACCTGCTCAGGCTGTGCAAGCTCCAACCCTCGTTGGTGGTGGACCAGTCTCGAGAGTTCATTGAGTTCGCTGGAACCACATCCAGCGTCTACAGCAAAGAGGAAATGTACACACACGTG GTGTGGGTGCTGGGGGAGTACCTCAGTGTGTCATGTGACTCTCGCTGCTCTGTGAGgctcatcacttcctgttttgagACGTTGGAGGCGGTGCTGTTTGAGATAACTTCATCCGCCCCGCCGCCTGGAGCAGCTTGCCCTGCCCCTAGAGTCGTCACCAGCCTAATGAGCGCTCTTGCCAAGCTGGCGTCACGGTCACATGACCTCATTCCCAG ggtgtctctcttcctctccaagCTGAGAACGGTAACCAGAGGCGGGTCAGTCGCCTGGTGCTCAGATGAGGAGGACCTTGTTGCTATAGTGACACGGGGGGAGGAGCTGTGGTCGCTGCTGAAGGCCCCTGGTGTGGCACAGAGCGTCCTGACCCCACCGCCACATGTCACCACACCACAGTggcacagagacacaaacatgtcCATGCCACTGGAACTGCGAGCCCTGACCAGCCTCGCACACCCACAGTGA
- the ap5z1 gene encoding AP-5 complex subunit zeta-1 isoform X2: MYSHGSESLIKQAREIEESELQRFYSRLVKLLQGKELGHETVDSLQRLHIILFADKYTRTLPSELQKRLLSLLSSPSEQFQVLSSAVLRETLPLSGQDLNYNQENVGQLNTHAAALLLSQAGSRAELSSLCALLLRSLENRQSEGPVHSLTHTLPILNTILTHSPECLTEDHVTLLSKKLVDWLRYASITQGGGTSSGGFFTGPRLRQPVPIAELDGTVSGDFFTVLCVGQSFTEDQWMNVYSFSMLRHWLLTYHSVCSGTTADTANRLQLSLSHSFSNDDRSEVDGSVVSMVSATSSSSRLLPPKERLREKSFQYCQRVIEQSDRKAHRRSDTELQKACLVEAVCILDCVCVEEPSLVYRTFPCIKALFGRLSSDLSFARVVLPIAQFYLNHGEMAAVDCETVWKLVFGQFPAELFNDPFLVHELLRFLRLNLKSLQLRVPLYIQSFPNLLKFLAWDSPAVVDDFVDLLPSLVTAGTAVELLHTLLDLPCLSATLVLQLRSICLPISESGGRGLLSLDAFRNPSFRGLFLFLLRGEAGAGDTIDRLSTLHELLAEAADWPRVVQCAQTVPVLLHIFFNTVVTVADEKLLAHLILVMLERSSLLLNLPIYIKEVHRVFRCHLLRLCKLQPSLVVDQSREFIEFAGTTSSVYSKEEMYTHVVWVLGEYLSVSCDSRCSVRLITSCFETLEAVLFEITSSAPPPGAACPAPRVVTSLMSALAKLASRSHDLIPRVSLFLSKLRTVTRGGSVAWCSDEEDLVAIVTRGEELWSLLKAPGVAQSVLTPPPHVTTPQWHRDTNMSMPLELRALTSLAHPQ; encoded by the exons atgtactctCACGGTTCAGAGAGTTTAATAAAACAGGCAAG GGAGATTGAGGAGTCTGAGCTGCAGAGATTTTACAGCCGGTTGGTGAAGCTGCTCCAGGGGAAGGAGCTCGGTCACGAGACTGTGGATTCCCTGCAGAGGCTTCACATCATCCTCTTTGCCGACAAATACACCAGGAC GCTGCCGTCAGAGCTCCAGAAGAGACTTTTATCGCTCCTCTCATCACCGTCAGAGCAGTTTCAGGTGCTGAGCTCAGCTGTGCTCAGGGAGACGCTGCCCCTCTCTGGCCAGGACCTGAACTACAACCAGGAGAACGTTGGCCAGCTGAACACTCACGCTGCTGCCCTGCTGCTCTCGCAG GCAGGATCCAGGGCAGAGTTGTCATCTCTCTGCGCTCTGCTCCTTCGCAGTCTGGAAAACCGTCAGTCAGAAGGGCCTGTTCACTCGCTGACACACACCCTGCCCATCCTGAACACCATCCTCACACACAGCCCTGAGTGCCTGACTGAAG ATCATGTAACCCTCCTGAGTAAAAAGCTCGTCGATTGGCTGCGTTATGCCAGCATCACACAGGGAGGTGGAACTTCCTCCGGGGGATTCTTCACAGGACCCAGGTTGCGGCAG ccGGTGCCGATAGCAGAGCTGGATGGGACGGTGTCTGGGGATTTCTTCACCGTGCTGTGTGTGGGCCAAAGCTTCACTGAGGACCAGTGGATGAACGTTTACTCCTTCTCCATGCTGCGCCACTGGCTTCTCACCTACCACTCAGTGTGCAGTGGGACCACAGCTGACACAG CAAACAGGCTACAGCTCAGCCTCTCCCACTCCTTTTCTAATG ACGACCGGTCGGAAGTGGACGGATCAGTGGTTTCTATGGTTTCGGCAACTTCCTCCTCCAGCCGCCTCCTGCCTCCAAAGGAGCGTCTGAGGGAGAAGTCTTTCCAGTACTGCCAACGGGTCATTGAACAGAGTGACCGCA AGGCCCACAGAAGGTcagacacagagctgcagaaagcG TGTCTGGTGGAGGCGGTGTGTATcctggactgtgtgtgtgtagaggagCCCTCGCTGGTCTACAGGACATTCCCGTGCATTAAGGCGCTGTTTGGTCGGCTCAGCTCGGACCTGTCTTTTGCCAGAGTAGTGCTGCCCATAGCACAGTTCTACCTCAACCATG GTGAGATGGCGGCAGTGGACTGTGAGACCGTGTGGAAGCTGGTGTTTGGCCAGTTTCCCGCCGAGCTGTTCAATGACCCCTTCCTGGTACACGAGCTTCTGCGCTTCTTGCGGCTGAACCTGAAGAGTCTGCAGCTCCGAGTGCCACTTTACATCCAGTCATTCCCAAACCTGCTGAAG TTCTTGGCGTGGGACAGCCCGGCGGTGGTGGATGACTTTGTGGATCTGCTGCCCTCTCTGGTGACAGCTGGAACTGCAGTGGAGCTGCTCCACACTCTGCTGGACCTGCCCTGCCTCTCTGCCACGCTGGTCTTACAGCTCAG gtcaATATGTTTGCCCATCTCTGAGTCAGGTGGACGTGGCCTCCTGTCGCTGGATGCATTTCGAAACCCCTCATTCCGAGGgcttttcctcttcctgcttCGAGGGGAAGCAGGCGCAG GGGACACCATTGACAGACTGAGTACGCTCCATGAGCTGCTAGCTGAGGCTGCTGATTGGCCAAGAGTTGTTCAGTGTGCCCAGACTGTCCCTGTGCTgttgcacatttttttcaacacAGTCGTTACG GTGGCTGATGAGAAGCTTTTAGCTCATTTGATTCTGGTGATGCTGGAGAGAAGCAGCCTCCTCCTCAACCTCCCGATATACATCAAAGAGGTCCACAG GGTGTTCAGGTGCCACCTGCTCAGGCTGTGCAAGCTCCAACCCTCGTTGGTGGTGGACCAGTCTCGAGAGTTCATTGAGTTCGCTGGAACCACATCCAGCGTCTACAGCAAAGAGGAAATGTACACACACGTG GTGTGGGTGCTGGGGGAGTACCTCAGTGTGTCATGTGACTCTCGCTGCTCTGTGAGgctcatcacttcctgttttgagACGTTGGAGGCGGTGCTGTTTGAGATAACTTCATCCGCCCCGCCGCCTGGAGCAGCTTGCCCTGCCCCTAGAGTCGTCACCAGCCTAATGAGCGCTCTTGCCAAGCTGGCGTCACGGTCACATGACCTCATTCCCAG ggtgtctctcttcctctccaagCTGAGAACGGTAACCAGAGGCGGGTCAGTCGCCTGGTGCTCAGATGAGGAGGACCTTGTTGCTATAGTGACACGGGGGGAGGAGCTGTGGTCGCTGCTGAAGGCCCCTGGTGTGGCACAGAGCGTCCTGACCCCACCGCCACATGTCACCACACCACAGTggcacagagacacaaacatgtcCATGCCACTGGAACTGCGAGCCCTGACCAGCCTCGCACACCCACAGTGA
- the ap5z1 gene encoding AP-5 complex subunit zeta-1 isoform X3 produces the protein MYSHGSESLIKQAREIEESELQRFYSRLVKLLQGKELGHETVDSLQRLHIILFADKYTRTLPSELQKRLLSLLSSPSEQFQVLSSAVLRETLPLSGQDLNYNQENVGQLNTHAAALLLSQAGSRAELSSLCALLLRSLENRQSEGPVHSLTHTLPILNTILTHSPECLTEDHVTLLSKKLVDWLRYASITQGGGTSSGGFFTGPRLRQPVPIAELDGTVSGDFFTVLCVGQSFTEDQWMNVYSFSMLRHWLLTYHSVCSGTTADTDDRSEVDGSVVSMVSATSSSSRLLPPKERLREKSFQYCQRVIEQSDRKAHRRSDTELQKACLVEAVCILDCVCVEEPSLVYRTFPCIKALFGRLSSDLSFARVVLPIAQFYLNHGEMAAVDCETVWKLVFGQFPAELFNDPFLVHELLRFLRLNLKSLQLRVPLYIQSFPNLLKFLAWDSPAVVDDFVDLLPSLVTAGTAVELLHTLLDLPCLSATLVLQLRSICLPISESGGRGLLSLDAFRNPSFRGLFLFLLRGEAGAGDTIDRLSTLHELLAEAADWPRVVQCAQTVPVLLHIFFNTVVTVADEKLLAHLILVMLERSSLLLNLPIYIKEVHRVFRCHLLRLCKLQPSLVVDQSREFIEFAGTTSSVYSKEEMYTHVVWVLGEYLSVSCDSRCSVRLITSCFETLEAVLFEITSSAPPPGAACPAPRVVTSLMSALAKLASRSHDLIPRVSLFLSKLRTVTRGGSVAWCSDEEDLVAIVTRGEELWSLLKAPGVAQSVLTPPPHVTTPQWHRDTNMSMPLELRALTSLAHPQ, from the exons atgtactctCACGGTTCAGAGAGTTTAATAAAACAGGCAAG GGAGATTGAGGAGTCTGAGCTGCAGAGATTTTACAGCCGGTTGGTGAAGCTGCTCCAGGGGAAGGAGCTCGGTCACGAGACTGTGGATTCCCTGCAGAGGCTTCACATCATCCTCTTTGCCGACAAATACACCAGGAC GCTGCCGTCAGAGCTCCAGAAGAGACTTTTATCGCTCCTCTCATCACCGTCAGAGCAGTTTCAGGTGCTGAGCTCAGCTGTGCTCAGGGAGACGCTGCCCCTCTCTGGCCAGGACCTGAACTACAACCAGGAGAACGTTGGCCAGCTGAACACTCACGCTGCTGCCCTGCTGCTCTCGCAG GCAGGATCCAGGGCAGAGTTGTCATCTCTCTGCGCTCTGCTCCTTCGCAGTCTGGAAAACCGTCAGTCAGAAGGGCCTGTTCACTCGCTGACACACACCCTGCCCATCCTGAACACCATCCTCACACACAGCCCTGAGTGCCTGACTGAAG ATCATGTAACCCTCCTGAGTAAAAAGCTCGTCGATTGGCTGCGTTATGCCAGCATCACACAGGGAGGTGGAACTTCCTCCGGGGGATTCTTCACAGGACCCAGGTTGCGGCAG ccGGTGCCGATAGCAGAGCTGGATGGGACGGTGTCTGGGGATTTCTTCACCGTGCTGTGTGTGGGCCAAAGCTTCACTGAGGACCAGTGGATGAACGTTTACTCCTTCTCCATGCTGCGCCACTGGCTTCTCACCTACCACTCAGTGTGCAGTGGGACCACAGCTGACACAG ACGACCGGTCGGAAGTGGACGGATCAGTGGTTTCTATGGTTTCGGCAACTTCCTCCTCCAGCCGCCTCCTGCCTCCAAAGGAGCGTCTGAGGGAGAAGTCTTTCCAGTACTGCCAACGGGTCATTGAACAGAGTGACCGCA AGGCCCACAGAAGGTcagacacagagctgcagaaagcG TGTCTGGTGGAGGCGGTGTGTATcctggactgtgtgtgtgtagaggagCCCTCGCTGGTCTACAGGACATTCCCGTGCATTAAGGCGCTGTTTGGTCGGCTCAGCTCGGACCTGTCTTTTGCCAGAGTAGTGCTGCCCATAGCACAGTTCTACCTCAACCATG GTGAGATGGCGGCAGTGGACTGTGAGACCGTGTGGAAGCTGGTGTTTGGCCAGTTTCCCGCCGAGCTGTTCAATGACCCCTTCCTGGTACACGAGCTTCTGCGCTTCTTGCGGCTGAACCTGAAGAGTCTGCAGCTCCGAGTGCCACTTTACATCCAGTCATTCCCAAACCTGCTGAAG TTCTTGGCGTGGGACAGCCCGGCGGTGGTGGATGACTTTGTGGATCTGCTGCCCTCTCTGGTGACAGCTGGAACTGCAGTGGAGCTGCTCCACACTCTGCTGGACCTGCCCTGCCTCTCTGCCACGCTGGTCTTACAGCTCAG gtcaATATGTTTGCCCATCTCTGAGTCAGGTGGACGTGGCCTCCTGTCGCTGGATGCATTTCGAAACCCCTCATTCCGAGGgcttttcctcttcctgcttCGAGGGGAAGCAGGCGCAG GGGACACCATTGACAGACTGAGTACGCTCCATGAGCTGCTAGCTGAGGCTGCTGATTGGCCAAGAGTTGTTCAGTGTGCCCAGACTGTCCCTGTGCTgttgcacatttttttcaacacAGTCGTTACG GTGGCTGATGAGAAGCTTTTAGCTCATTTGATTCTGGTGATGCTGGAGAGAAGCAGCCTCCTCCTCAACCTCCCGATATACATCAAAGAGGTCCACAG GGTGTTCAGGTGCCACCTGCTCAGGCTGTGCAAGCTCCAACCCTCGTTGGTGGTGGACCAGTCTCGAGAGTTCATTGAGTTCGCTGGAACCACATCCAGCGTCTACAGCAAAGAGGAAATGTACACACACGTG GTGTGGGTGCTGGGGGAGTACCTCAGTGTGTCATGTGACTCTCGCTGCTCTGTGAGgctcatcacttcctgttttgagACGTTGGAGGCGGTGCTGTTTGAGATAACTTCATCCGCCCCGCCGCCTGGAGCAGCTTGCCCTGCCCCTAGAGTCGTCACCAGCCTAATGAGCGCTCTTGCCAAGCTGGCGTCACGGTCACATGACCTCATTCCCAG ggtgtctctcttcctctccaagCTGAGAACGGTAACCAGAGGCGGGTCAGTCGCCTGGTGCTCAGATGAGGAGGACCTTGTTGCTATAGTGACACGGGGGGAGGAGCTGTGGTCGCTGCTGAAGGCCCCTGGTGTGGCACAGAGCGTCCTGACCCCACCGCCACATGTCACCACACCACAGTggcacagagacacaaacatgtcCATGCCACTGGAACTGCGAGCCCTGACCAGCCTCGCACACCCACAGTGA